Genomic window (Trichomycterus rosablanca isolate fTriRos1 chromosome 16, fTriRos1.hap1, whole genome shotgun sequence):
TTCTTTTACTAACATTAACTTTTGCATCTTCAGAAATGAAATTGCATTGTGTTGCGCTTCCTTCAGCTTCAGCTTCCTGAATTTGCTTAGACTGCCCTCTTGTGATCAGATTTAGATACAGTACATGTGGTGGAGGTTAGTCCCAGAAGCAAAATATTATTTAtctgtactatacatctgtaCTGTTTGTGTGCTTCCTTTATATACCATGATTACATATATGTAGTCAGACAATAAAGTGTTTGCTGTTTTTTGGGAGATTGCAGGTTTAAAACCtgataaaaacaaaactgtccatggCTCAGGAGCCCAAAGATCTAGTATAGAAATGATGCCTCATTAATTTGTCCCTTGTCAAGGACACTTAACTAATCATGATTAGATATTAATGAATGAACGATGTTTTTCAGGTGGATTGAGCGAGAGGCAGCTGATGGAGGCTACGACGTGAACATCTCTAATGTCACTGACAGTATTGGGGTGCTTGGGGTGGCCGGTCCAAACTCCCGTACGGTCCTGCAGAAACTGACCAGCGAGGACATGAGTGACAGTGGGTTCAAATTCCTTCACTGTAAATCCATCCAGCTGGGCGGCGTCGACCTCCGAGCCATACGGATATCATACACGGGTATGGGGATTTCTGTCAGAGCAGTAATGACCAATTACACCATTCTGCACTCATCAAGTAACATAACAGAtaaactatatggtcaaaagtattgggacatgcACTGTAatgattaaattcatgtgtttaagTCACTACAATTGCTAAAAGGTGTAAAAAATTAACAAGATAAGAGGAACTTTATACCTCTTgagtttgcagcaacagtttagggaaggccctttccttctCTGTGGACTAGGCAAGCTCCATAAACtaatgaagaaaagctcaagtggcctgcacagaccactgacctcagccccactctaGAGCTCAGACATCAGTGACCAATCATACAAATTCTctgttgactgaatgggcacaaattcccatacacagacatacctcaaagtcttgtgagaagccttctgagaaaattggctgttgttatagctgaagggatcacacagaggtcactctgttttaatagcatttagtTTTGGaaagggatgtccaacaagctcatggtcaggtgtccaaatacttttgaccaaacTGTAACATTCTCTTTGCTTCATATGGCTTTCACAGCTCATCATAGAGAAGGTATCAGAGATgtacttttgtgtgtgtgtgtgtgtgtaaaggtgaGCTGGGGTGGGAGCTGTACGTGGACATGCCAAAGCTGGCAGAAGTTTACCAAGCCATCATGGAAGCTGGCAAAGAGGAGGGCATCGACAACTTCGGGACGTATGCCATGGCCTCACTGAGGCTGGAGAAGGGCTTTCGAGGCTGGGGGGCTGAGGTATCACACACACCATACCATACAACAAAGCACTACTCATTTCAAACTGATTTCATGATCAGGACAGTGAGTTTAGGGTAATTCAGTGACCTTTCCAGTCACCAAACCTGAATCTGAAAGAGCATCTTTGGAAAGAGCTAGAACAGAAGATTCACAGCATAAATCTGCATCTTCAAATCTGCATCTTCCTAATAAATGTACTATTACGTGTATGAAGTTAATTTCTTAATACATGGTGAACAGATAagacactttatttttattatttaattacttattatttaattttcaagCAACAGTCATTAATAGGAACTATAATTTAGATTGCAAACTCCAGTCAGGTTTTGCCAAATTTGAAACCCTTGTTTTGTTGATGTAGATGAACTGTGATACAAACCCTCTCGAGGCGGGTCTGGACTACTTCATCAAACTCAACAAGGTAACAGCATTTGatcaaaacacaacacagtaAAAACTGGGGTTTTAAGGCCCCAAAAGCATCAATATGCTAACATCGCTGCGTCTGTGTCAGCCTGCAGATTTCATCGGGAAGGAGGCGCTACAGGAGATCAAGGAACAGGGACTCAGGAGGAAACTAGCGTACCTCACGGTGGACACGGATGATATCGATCCTGAGGGCAATGAGACCATCTGGTATAAGGGCAAGGTAAATGACCACATTAAAAGTATCGTAGACATGGTCAAAGCGCTACTGAGATCACCATTTGAAACCAGTGATTTAGTGAATCGTATCCGATTACCCAGTTAGAACTTCGCTCCATCGCTGCAGACCTCGACCCCAGGCCTAACTAAGGAGGTCTGTCACGTGCCCAATTGCCAACcctttcttttcacctgctagagACGAGTTCACACAGAGAGCAGTAccgtgtatggagagtcacgcactgctctccgttattcatcatctctgtgcaggaccATTCGACCGGCCAgtagaggtcgcaattgcagcagtaatgaggaatcccatTAACCGCCACCTCAACCTGACAGCCAATCACGTCCATACTACAAAGTTAAATTTGTGGCCTAACAGAATCATCATGTTGTataacaaacatttacatttacattttccgcatttagcagaagcttttatccaaagcgacttacagtacagttgcttatactgtctaagcaattgaggtttaagggccttgcttagggcccaacagtgacaacctggcagtggtggggcttgaaccaatgtcctttccattactagtccagttccagaaccactagactacaactgcccaagcCTCAGTCCTGGAAAAATGTACACTTCATTGCTCCCACATCTCACACTGCTGTTGTGTTTTGTCCGCTAGGTGGTTGGGAACACGACCTCCGGAGCGTACAGCTACACGATTCAGCAGAGCCTTGCGTACGGCTACCTACCACCAGACCTGGCCATTGTCGGCCAAAAGCTAGAGGTGGAGCTTCTGGGCAAGAAATACCTGGCTACAGTGGTCCAGGAGCCACTAGTCCCTACCGAGCCCACCAGAACACGcctacagaagaagaagaacgcAGCATAACAAGGGAGCGCTGCTTTATAAGAACCGGACCATGGCTGTGCTATGTGGCAGGTTGCCTGGCAGGAGATGGTGCTCATGTGTTGGTCATGGTTTtggattattaaaaaaaaggacAAACCAGGAGAAAGATGATTGTTGGTTTAATGGTATTAGCAAGTTTATTCTGCTGATGTCATATTTTtctgtggaatctgaccaaagTAGATGCTACAAGTCAAACGAGGCTTTAGTTTATCAGCTGATGGTTATACTGTTTGCGTTAGTGGTGAGGAACAAACGTTTGATGAAAATTcgtgctgttataggacgtaaCATCAGCGTGGTCGTTACTATCTGATGTATAACGAATAGATGGAGTGTCATACAGAGAGCTGTTTTGTTGTAAGGAAACACCAGACAGAGTTAAAGTAAAAGAACACCAAGCATGACTGGGGTGAATTTTTTTTGCTATATCTGTTACTAGCTTCTATATTCTAATTGCTATGCTTACACGTTACCAGCTTTATAATGCTTTAAACAGGTTATTTTGTCTGCATAATTATTCTGCATTAGTCTTTCTTtactaaaaaacaataaacccaCCTTTGCTATAATCACAACTGAGTTTAGGTGCAGCTGAGAcagtttcagcatttaggagatgctttaatccaaagcgacttacagtaatgtgacagtatacagtctaagcaatttagggttaagggccttgctcaagggcccaatagtggcgacctggcagtggtgggccttgaaccagtgaccttttaacTGCTACTGCTACTTAGTCTGGCAGCTCAAAGGAAATCATGTATGAAGAGTGAATTTGACTGCTGTTTATGTTCTTGTATggagtttagttttattaataatatcttCCTTGGTTAAATGTTTGCCGCTACGTATTAAAACTATGAAAACTAACAAATTCACTACTGAAAACGGATTGTTGGATGTGTATCAGACTGCGTTTGATACCATTCCCAAACTAGTCCCCTTTTTATCCGCACATGTTGTCCTATGACTTGCTTTAACAATGATTTTGCTCAAAGAAACTGACCTCACATGCCGAGCTTGTGTTTTGCTCATAATAAAAAGAAtcattgttgttatttgtttctGCAGCTCTAACATATCCCTGTAAATGTGAAATCACTTCAAATAAACtcattattgttgtttaaaGTTTTTGATGCTGTCCTCACTGTaatgaacagttcacacatctTGCTTAGAAGATCTGAACGGTTTTTTTTCTAGTTCTTGCAGTTCACACGGACAAGAATAAAAGGGTACAAAGGTTTCTAAACAGAACCAAGTGTTCTGTGGAAACCAGACCACACACCAAAGGCTGAGGGGCTGAGATCATTATAACACTAGCATGCTTACCTCATATGATTATAATACTGAAGTTCAAGATAACCATTTCCTATTTTGCCTTTAAAGAAGTATAAAAATTATTGTTTAGAGCTACTGAACTCTGCTCATGTTTTTGATGATATAGTCTAATATAATTAGTCCTAATgtttgaatttatgtgtttcggccacaacagttgctcacagctgtaataaatcagttatatcaaGGAAATTCTAtactttcaactttgcagcaacagttcagTAAATTCCTCCTCCATTAAATACACAGATTTGACCAGCTTTGCCACTGCAGCAGTTTTGGACTCGGCTCCACctttaaaagctttttataAGCGACCGCTGTTTGAGAGCAGGGTAAGATACAGACGATATAATTACATGTGGGTGGGAGGTTGCTTGTTGAACCTGAGTAGACCCGATGGTGGAGCCAGCACATCTGTAAGAGGAGGAACAGTGAAGCGAGCTCTGCTCCACAATGCATTTGTAAAGCTGATGGCCAGCACTTCAACTGTACTGGTGATTGTGTTTTGTTCAAGGCTCTCATTGGTCCTGTAGACATTTTGGTCTATTGAAAACATGAGCACCTGATCGAAAAAATATTAAGTCACATTGATACGTttacagcattaagcagacactgtcatccaaagtgactttggACTAAACATTTTGTGATTGAATACAATCAGATTCTCTGACTCTGGTCTTCTTGCTGTCTAAAGATTTAAGCTGTCCTCTGTAGGTGGCAGATCTTTCAGTGCTGCTGCTCCAAAACTCTGGAATTATTTGCCGAAATCTCTCCGTGGTTGTTCTACTCTCTCTTCTTTTAAAACTAATCTAAAAACTTTCCTCTTTAATTCTTACTACTCTTcctagtttttttattattattattatttctatgtaAAGCGGCCTTGGGTctgtgaaaggtgctatataaattgaaattattattattattacaatacaggcagtttagggtttagggctttgctcaggaACCCATAAGTGGCGtacctggcagtagtgaggtttgaaccagcaaccttcagactACCTGTCCAGTGTCTGCAAAGCAACCACTGATACAAATCCCAGATTTTAAGTTATTACAAGTCACATTTAATTTATGTTGAATTATTAGGCTGCAAACTTTTTGAGACACTGTACATGTGCTTTAAAGAGCTTAAAACATTATCCAGTAGTTTGCTCATGTCTTTGGATCTGTCGGGGGGTTTACAAACCCAGTAATGAGCTCTTACTatcctgtatttgtgtttaggAATTAGCTATGATTAGATATGATTAAAATCCTGGGGCATCAGTGCTTTGATGATTTATAGtgttttctttcattcattcatctgagcGTATCTTGCTGTCCAGATCAAAATCACCTTATTCTGAGCATATGACTCACAGCATCAGCGTGACGTTAATGATCATCTTACCCACATGAGATAAAAAGTCACTGAGATCatcttacagctcattcaaccATATTTCTGAGCAATAAAACATAAAAGCCAATCACTGTTCATTCACAACTCATCATATATTTATATCCCACCCCCGGCTCACTGGTGTTCTTCTCTTGAGGCCTACACAAACTCCACATATGATCAAACCAAACGTTCCATCAAGTGTCTGTAGGCTCTCCTGTACCGTAACATACATCACACCGGCCTCACATGGCCGCTGACTTCATCACTAATCGGTTACGTTTCACATGGTGTCTGGTTGTGGTTTTCTGTTTTTTCGTGTCCTATTATTATTCATCACTGTAAAAAAGCAGAagtctttttttattagttCATATTTCAGACTAGACAAatttttatcttattattttttaagttcTCAACAACCAGGTCTGTTTGGCTGCTGTCCTCACTTTAAAGAACAGTCCCCACATCTTATTTAGAAGATCGGAATGTTTCTTTTTCTAGTTCTTGCAGTTCACACAGACAAGAATAAAACTGTCTACAAGGGTTTCTAAACAGAAACCAGACCACACACACCAAATCAGATCAGTCTAACACTAGCATGCTTACTTCATATGATTATAATACTGAAGTTCATAACATCGATTTACTATTTTGCCTTTAGAGAATTATAAaaacacatacagtggtgtgaaaaaataatcactgtaaaatcataataaaagaataaatcacttcagaaatgttatttctaaaataaatgaattgattTACTGGACAACATTTTCCAGCCCCCATTTCACCACATAATAAAGTGATTTCTtccttaataaatatataataatgtaataaatgattGAACCACTTTCAGGAGCAAGGACAAACCCCTTCCTGAATTCATCATTAGTCTCACGTGTTATTGCTCAGAGGGAATTTCAAAACCCTCTTCTTAGCAGAACTGCTTTAAATCAGAAATTttgcacatacatacacttacaatttcagcatttagcaggcgcttttattCAAATTGAGGATtaagtcttgctcaagggcccaacagtgacaacctggcaatggtggggattaaaccagcaaccttctgattactagtccagtaccttaaccgctaggctataactgccccATAAGCATCAAACATTTAATGCAGCAAGAACAAAGAAATGAGAAGCAGCTAAAACTGATGGTGGAAAGTGAGGGCACGCTTGAGACCGCTGGCAAACAGTCATGTCATTATAGCAGATTGTGCAGATGTTGCACAGATGCTGTATCCacagcacagtggtgcagtgagTTTAGTCTAGCAGCAGCAGTTTATGAAAAGAAGGTTTAGATTTTAGTGGAATTACAGAGGAAGCTTTTTTACAGATGGGGATGTGGTTGCAAAAACGTGTAAGACTACATGTGCAACACTATTAACTGCTGTGACGAAGCGGAGAAAAGGACGAGTCAGTCAGTGAATGAACCAGCTATTGAATAACTCATGAATTAAGTATTAGTGTAATACTACGTGCATTCTTTTAACCAATCTGTTGCTTTTGATAATAGCATTAGACATGCTCTCCTAAATCTTTGATCATGATTATAAtttaatgtacactgatcagccataacattaaaacccactcactgtccattttatcagctccacttaccatatagaagcattttgtagttctacaattactgactgtttttcaatggtcaggacccccacaggacccccacagagcaggtattatttaggtggtggatcattctcagcactgcagtgacacaatgacatggtggtggtgtgttagtgtgtgttgtgctggtatgagtggatcagacacagcagcgctgctggagtttttaaacacctcactgtcactgctggactgagaatcgtccaccaaccaaatatatccagccaagagcaccccgtgggcagcgtcctgtgatgaaggtctagaatgaCTAGATGAccgacacaaacagcagcaatagatgagcgatcgtctctgactttacatctacaaggtggaccgactaggtaggagtgtctaatagagtggacagtgagtggacacggtatttaatccactcataccagcacaacacacactaatacaccaccaccatgttattgtcactgcagtgctgagaatgatccaccacctaaataatacctgctctgtggtggtcctgtgggggtcctgaccattgaagaacagggtgaaagggggctaaaaaagcatgcagagaaacaaatggactacagtcagtaattgtagaactacaaagtgcttctatatggtaagtggagctgataaaatggacagtgagtgtagaaacaaggaggtggttttaatgttatggctgatcagtgtatatgccaaGGGTGAAAAGACACAAGCCGTAAATATTTGTCTGGATTGTTAAAAGTATTTAAGAACCACCAAAGACAAGGTTGCCATGAACAAAATGTTTATGAAAGACAATTAACGCCGTGTACAGGCAAGCAAGCTTTGCAGGTtgctattattataaaaatgtgtctattttttaattgCAGACTTCCTTTTTCATTTCCTCCTGCTCTACAAGAGCTTTACAAATGCTTTTCAAATCAACCACAAAGTCAGGCAGCTTTGCAATTATTGGCTGTCCTGACCACAGACTCGGGCAAAAGTCCTGCTGCTGCTCACTACAGACGTGTATTATACGAGGCACCAGAATCTGTCTCACGCCACGCTGGACGGCTCCTAAATTAActtataataacacacacaatgttttctGTCAGTACTTCTACAATATAAAACACagcgtttcttacattgacttattttattgacatcacctgtttaaaatcacattattacttagtttttcctttttttttttacctcatcacTAGTCCTAGCCCATTCTTCTTTCACTCTGCTAATAATAGGCTACATTTACTAAATTCAGATCCCTCCCATTTACTTCCTCTTCAGCAGCTCGTGGGTGTGATTGATGCACTTTAAACTACTTGCCTCAGTGTACTGAAGCAATAAAGACACTGCTGGATGTTGGCATCTTGAACAGAGATGTTCTGTGCTGGATAAAAGAAAAGATGCGATGGAAAGATGTCATTGAAAGGATCTAAAGAGCTGGAAGAACCTTACAGCTTTTACATTGTGTTGGAACCTGCAAAAGACGGATGTTTGTTGGACAGTAACTAAAGTTTTAAAATTAAGATGGTAAGTAGAGAAACAATTttaaaccacattattttatttatgttctgACATTGGAAAGAAAACTACTGCATAGTTTAAAGCTAGTTAAATTTATTTAGTAGCAAGAATAAGAATTGGATTGTTTTCCATTTTGTTCAGACCTTTATTTGATATAAGATTAAGATTACTGTACTTGgtactatatatgtatatatatatatatatatatatatatatatacacaatacaagTCATATATAAAATTGAGTTATGTTTAAATTGAGGTCAACCCGAAGACAGTTTACATCTGATCAGCTCATTTTCACTTTAAAAACCATTTCTCATTTTTGGTTCTGTTATTTTTAGTGGGGAAAAACACAAGAAACAGCTTTTTTACAGTTTCATGAACTGATCATAAACGGAATCAATTATTTAGCCATTTTATTGGGAGAGTACAGTACAGTTAATCATAAaatagtgtaaaaaaaaaaggttgaaaaggtTTTGGGGGGTGAATACTTTATATGTGCAGTGAGTACTTAATGTTTTACTTAAAACCTATTTCTCTTTTTTACCAGGTGAAGATAAAATGCTAACTTCCTCTGAAGAGACATTAAGGGATGTAAAAAGGCTTAAGACCTAAAAATACTAAACAGTAAAAACCCTTGCACTTTCAGAAGTTTTGTTCCTGTGGTGTTCTGCCCTGTGGACTTGGCAGCAATGAATACCATTAAAAACCATTACAACTACACAGGAAGGCTGGACAATCGGGATGAGACCTCTGGAGGTCATCTAGCTTCCGAAAAAGTGGTGTTTTTGGTGATATGCAGCTTCACAGTCCTGGAAAACTTGATAGTCCTGATAGTGATATGTAAAAACCACAAGTTTCACAGCCGCATGTACTTCTTCATCGCCAACCTGGCACTGTGTGACCTGCTGTCTGGAGTGACATACTGTGTGAActtgttgatgtctggtgaaaagACTTGGAACCTATCGACAGGACAGTGGTTTGTCCGTGAGGGAAGCGTATTTGTAGCGTTGGGTTCGtccatttttagcctgctggcCATCGCAATCGAGAGGCATCTCACCATGATTAAGATGAGGCCTTACAATTCCAGTAAGAACTACAGGGTTTTCCTGCTGATAGGAACGTGCTGGCTGATCGCGGTGGCTTTCGGAGCTCTGCCCATCCTGGGCTGGAACTGCCTGGGCAACCTGCCAGACTGCTCAACCATTTTACCGCTTTACTCAAAGAAGTATGTTGCGTTCTGCATCAGCATCTTCATCTTTCTGTTGCTGGCCATCTCCGCCCTGTACGCCCGTATTTTTGTCCTAGTCCAATCCAGCAGCCGAAAGGTGACGAAGAACAACAACTCTGCTCACTCCATGGCTCTGCTGAGGACGGTCGTTATCGTCGTCGGGGTTTTCATCGCCTGCTGGACGCCTCTCTTCGTCCTTCAGCTCATCGATGTCGCCTGTAAGCCCAAGCACTGTCCTATCCTGCTTAAAGCTGATTGGTTTGTCGCGCTTGCTGTTTTAAATTCAGCCGTCAACCCGGTAATTTACACGCTGGCGAGCAGGGAGATGCGGCAGGCGTTTTTCGGGCTGCTCTGCAGCTGTACGCTGAGGCAGGACAATGAAGATGGAAGTAAATCTAAAGGCTCAAGTCAGAGTCAGAAACCAGCAGAAGAACTAGATAAAACTGAAACTGGGTAACTTATCCGTCACAGAGAGACTAAGGGTGACTCCTTAGAACCAGAGGTAAACCAAGACTCCAGATACACGATACAATTATTTACTTTACTGTGGATGCGGGTTTCATCCTGTTTGATATATTTAGTTTGATTACTACAGTGTTTGGAGGTTGTACTTAAATATTCCCCTATAAAATCCTTCTCAGCTtctcacacagagacacacaagtTAGATCTGAAACCAGATCTATGGACAAAATCCGCTGATGAGGTCAATGCTCTTACTTACTTATGATTTGTCAGTACCATCCTTACACACAAGCATTAAGCGgttaagataaataaatgatacagGGGAGTAAATACTAGcagtgtaaatatatacacatggAAAATGAGTAGATCCAACAGGTTAACAACACACTTTACCAGCCTTTATTATGTTTCAAAAAGCTTCAacttttatgtaaataaatatcattttCCTCCTTCATTTAAAGTTCTTTGCACAGACACGTTTAAGATTCTATAATGAGTTAATGATACAGCATTTTGTGTTAAGTTATAATTGGGTCATTCCTggattgggtgccttttggacatgttatacttttcaaaactaatattggtcaagctaaattacacatgcacctcatatacactgtgacgtccagccTGTTGCATATTAggtcgtaacagggtggaccataactGGGTGGATATTCTGAATAAAACCACGCTAGCATAAAAGtaaattcagacaaagaattctctgctttttagtatgatttttaaaatgattaaaccgtattgctttttctcatgtatcccataacagggtggacatgttatggttgaccgtATAAGacatttaggataaaatgtagaaaaaaacaacattaaaatgagaagtttaataagccgctcatcttccacagtcgtttttcctccaaaaagatcatgtgaactccaggaaatgatgtcaggatGTAAAACAGcgcttcattttaagagacagtagcaAGAAATAAGAGGGTGGACggcaacttgagggacgtgtgaaaaccccttataatcagcaataaaatcaaactcataaagaaaaataaatccagggtttagagggacttttaaacagtattaaagactgagatattttcatgattaaacctcatatatcatcactaaatcagaatgtacagcaatGGGGACATGGGAAATCATCTGCTATCTAACAGTTAAAAACTGTGTaaaatgtatacagtcattttattttgggggtgggggggggggggttagaaaacattgtgtttagtatttgaaagtgttaattatttcagtaagatgtttagattgtattgtttaaaatgtacaaaataaatacaatgatcagtactggaggcacaaaatgcaaaaattgtaggaatgacccaatTAGTTTAAGGAACCGAttcttttttactttcattttcattttcatcaatttTAATGAAACCAATTTTAATCAATATTAATTAATCAAAGGAACCGATTCTTCCCAACGGTCAATTTTAATGAATCAAATGTGTTTGATTTAT
Coding sequences:
- the LOC134330654 gene encoding sphingosine 1-phosphate receptor 3, whose amino-acid sequence is MNTIKNHYNYTGRLDNRDETSGGHLASEKVVFLVICSFTVLENLIVLIVICKNHKFHSRMYFFIANLALCDLLSGVTYCVNLLMSGEKTWNLSTGQWFVREGSVFVALGSSIFSLLAIAIERHLTMIKMRPYNSSKNYRVFLLIGTCWLIAVAFGALPILGWNCLGNLPDCSTILPLYSKKYVAFCISIFIFLLLAISALYARIFVLVQSSSRKVTKNNNSAHSMALLRTVVIVVGVFIACWTPLFVLQLIDVACKPKHCPILLKADWFVALAVLNSAVNPVIYTLASREMRQAFFGLLCSCTLRQDNEDGSKSKGSSQSQKPAEELDKTETG